In Acinetobacter pittii, one genomic interval encodes:
- the eno gene encoding phosphopyruvate hydratase: MSQIVDIRAREILDSRGNPTIEADVILESGVVGRACAPSGASTGSREALELRDGDKSRYLGKGVRTAVNNVNTLIRDALLGKSVFEQKDIDNTMIALDGTENKEKLGANATLAVSLAAARAAAEEKKLPLFQYIADLRGQTILTMPVPMMNILNGGEHADNTVDIQEFMIEPVGFTSFAEALRAGAEVFHSLKSVLKKQGLNTAVGDEGGFAPNLRSNEEAIQIILQAIELTGYKAGSDMMLALDCASSEFYKNGQYVLEGEGNRAFTSHQFADYLAGLVNQYPIISIEDGLDESDWEGWSYLTSILGDKIQLVGDDLFVTNPKILQRGIDEKVGNSILIKYNQIGTLTETLDAIYLAKANGYSTVISHRSGETEDSTIADLAVGTAAGQIKTGSLCRSDRVSKYNQLLRIEELTKAAYRGKAEFKGLN, from the coding sequence ATGAGCCAAATCGTTGACATTCGTGCACGTGAAATTTTGGACTCTCGTGGTAACCCAACCATCGAAGCAGACGTAATTTTAGAATCTGGGGTTGTTGGTCGTGCATGTGCACCATCTGGTGCTTCAACTGGTTCTCGTGAAGCTTTAGAACTTCGTGACGGTGATAAATCACGTTACTTAGGTAAAGGCGTTCGTACAGCAGTTAACAATGTAAACACATTGATTCGTGATGCTTTGTTGGGTAAATCAGTTTTTGAGCAAAAAGACATTGATAACACAATGATTGCGCTTGACGGTACTGAAAACAAAGAAAAATTAGGTGCTAACGCAACTTTGGCTGTTTCATTGGCTGCGGCGCGTGCTGCTGCTGAAGAAAAGAAACTTCCTCTTTTCCAATACATCGCAGATCTTCGTGGTCAAACAATTTTGACAATGCCTGTACCGATGATGAACATCTTAAATGGTGGTGAGCATGCGGACAACACTGTTGATATTCAAGAGTTCATGATCGAGCCTGTAGGTTTTACTTCATTTGCTGAAGCTTTACGTGCGGGTGCTGAAGTATTCCATTCTTTAAAATCAGTTTTAAAGAAACAAGGTTTGAATACTGCTGTCGGCGATGAAGGTGGTTTTGCTCCTAACTTACGTTCTAACGAAGAAGCAATTCAAATCATTTTACAGGCAATTGAATTGACTGGTTATAAAGCTGGTTCAGACATGATGCTTGCATTAGACTGCGCATCTTCAGAATTCTACAAAAACGGTCAATACGTTTTAGAAGGTGAAGGTAATCGTGCATTTACAAGCCATCAGTTTGCAGATTACTTAGCTGGTCTTGTAAATCAATATCCAATTATCTCGATCGAAGATGGTTTGGATGAATCTGATTGGGAAGGTTGGAGCTACTTGACTTCAATCCTTGGCGATAAAATCCAGTTGGTTGGTGATGACTTGTTCGTAACTAATCCTAAGATTTTACAACGTGGTATTGATGAGAAGGTTGGTAACTCAATCTTAATTAAATACAACCAGATCGGTACTTTAACTGAAACTTTAGATGCGATCTATCTTGCTAAGGCAAATGGTTATTCGACTGTTATTTCTCACCGTTCTGGTGAAACAGAAGATTCTACTATTGCTGACTTAGCAGTAGGTACAGCAGCTGGTCAAATCAAGACTGGTTCACTTTGCCGTTCTGACCGTGTTTCTAAGTACAACCAATTACTTCGTATTGAAGAATTGACTAAAGCTGCTTACCGCGGTAAAGCTGAGTTTAAAGGTTTAAACTAA
- a CDS encoding DUF421 domain-containing protein has translation MDFFNIFIGDTTWNFVLEILVRCFVMFIIIISFLRLSGKRGIRQLSLFELAIILCLGSAAGDPMFTKDLPIAHALVAFMAILFLYRLVTWAMVKNKKIEDLLEGKALCVVKEGLLVYKDFQKQTYSHDEFFSEMRQQNVEHLGQVRTALLESDGILSLLYYEDEDVRWGLPLFPDAYCKADVLKLNTFYSCMKCGETKILNKIDQECIRCKHHSWAESLKTRRLG, from the coding sequence ATGGATTTTTTTAATATTTTCATCGGCGATACGACCTGGAACTTTGTTTTAGAAATTTTAGTTCGATGTTTTGTAATGTTTATTATTATTATCAGTTTTTTAAGATTATCGGGTAAAAGAGGAATTCGGCAGCTTTCACTTTTTGAACTTGCCATTATTTTATGTTTAGGTTCAGCCGCTGGTGACCCGATGTTCACTAAGGACTTACCTATTGCCCATGCTTTAGTAGCTTTTATGGCTATTCTTTTTCTATACCGACTTGTAACCTGGGCCATGGTGAAGAATAAAAAAATTGAGGATTTACTGGAAGGGAAAGCTTTATGTGTAGTTAAAGAAGGTCTTTTAGTCTACAAAGATTTCCAGAAACAAACATATTCACATGATGAATTTTTCTCGGAAATGCGTCAGCAAAATGTTGAACATCTTGGGCAAGTGAGAACAGCTTTGTTGGAATCCGACGGCATTTTGAGCTTACTTTATTATGAGGATGAAGATGTCAGATGGGGCCTGCCATTATTCCCTGACGCCTACTGTAAAGCCGATGTACTTAAACTTAATACTTTTTATTCATGTATGAAATGTGGTGAAACTAAAATTTTAAACAAGATTGATCAAGAATGTATCCGCTGCAAACATCATAGTTGGGCTGAATCTTTGAAAACACGCCGATTAGGATAA
- the kdsA gene encoding 3-deoxy-8-phosphooctulonate synthase → MSQLKPQEVVRLGDIQMANHLPFVLFGGMNVLESKDLAFEIAETYVDICKRLDIPYVFKASFDKANRSSLHSFRGPGLEKGIEWLGDIKKHFNVPIITDVHEPYQAAPVAEVADIIQLPAFLSRQTDLVEAMAKTQAIINIKKAQFLAPHEMRHILHKCLEAGNDKLILCERGSAFGYNNLVVDMLGFDTMKEMNVPVFFDVTHALQTPGGRSDSAGGRRAQITTLARAGMATGLAGLFLEAHPDPEHAKCDGPCALRMSQLEPFLAQIKELDTLVKGFKKLDTH, encoded by the coding sequence TTTGTATTATTTGGCGGAATGAACGTACTTGAATCAAAAGATTTAGCTTTTGAAATTGCAGAAACTTATGTTGATATTTGCAAACGCTTAGATATTCCTTATGTATTTAAAGCGAGTTTCGATAAAGCAAATCGTTCTAGTCTGCATTCATTCCGTGGTCCTGGACTTGAAAAAGGTATCGAATGGTTAGGTGATATTAAAAAACATTTTAATGTTCCTATCATTACTGATGTACATGAGCCATATCAAGCTGCACCTGTTGCAGAAGTAGCCGATATTATTCAGTTACCCGCATTCTTAAGTCGTCAAACTGATCTTGTTGAAGCGATGGCGAAAACACAGGCTATTATTAACATTAAGAAAGCCCAGTTTTTAGCACCTCATGAAATGCGTCATATCCTGCATAAATGTTTAGAAGCAGGAAACGACAAACTTATTCTTTGTGAACGTGGTTCGGCATTCGGGTATAACAATCTTGTTGTAGATATGCTCGGCTTTGACACCATGAAAGAAATGAATGTGCCAGTTTTCTTTGACGTGACACATGCGTTACAAACCCCTGGTGGTCGTTCTGACTCAGCAGGTGGTCGTCGTGCTCAGATTACAACTTTAGCACGCGCAGGAATGGCAACTGGTTTGGCTGGATTGTTCTTGGAAGCTCATCCAGACCCAGAACATGCAAAATGCGATGGACCTTGTGCATTGCGTATGTCGCAACTTGAACCATTCTTGGCACAAATAAAAGAATTGGATACTTTAGTTAAAGGATTCAAAAAGTTAGACACCCATTGA